The Streptomyces spororaveus genome includes a region encoding these proteins:
- a CDS encoding ABC transporter permease, translated as MSELATSPAIGDENPVSSASVQAEPAPKQLTQWGEIRHRFVQNKLAVVGLAIITLLFLTAIFGDYLVPYEPGAQDLENTLASPSGAHWMGTDALGRDMFSRLIVGTRVAMFVGLASIFFAVLIGVALGAIAGYFAGFADTLVMRIADVFLAFPLMIGAIVIILVTGRGITPVVISLAIFSWATVSRLLRSSILSVREMDYVHAAKALGASGWRVVRTHILPNSLTAVLVYATFNVGTTIVGVAALSFLGAGVPVDVPEWGNMLAAGQGFIGVNDYLWYFPSLFVVVTVLGFAFVGDGLRDALDPKLR; from the coding sequence ATGTCTGAGCTCGCAACGAGCCCGGCGATCGGGGACGAGAACCCCGTGTCGTCCGCTTCGGTCCAGGCCGAACCCGCACCCAAGCAACTGACGCAGTGGGGCGAGATCCGCCACCGCTTCGTCCAGAACAAGCTGGCCGTCGTCGGCCTGGCCATCATCACCCTGCTGTTCCTGACCGCCATCTTCGGCGACTACCTCGTGCCCTACGAGCCGGGCGCGCAGGACCTTGAGAACACCCTCGCCTCGCCCAGCGGCGCGCACTGGATGGGTACCGACGCCCTGGGCCGCGACATGTTCTCGCGCCTCATAGTCGGCACCCGCGTCGCCATGTTCGTCGGCCTCGCCTCGATCTTCTTCGCGGTGCTGATCGGTGTCGCCCTCGGCGCCATCGCCGGTTACTTCGCCGGCTTCGCCGACACCCTGGTCATGCGCATCGCGGACGTCTTCCTCGCGTTCCCGCTGATGATCGGTGCCATCGTCATCATCCTGGTCACCGGCCGCGGCATCACCCCGGTGGTCATCTCGCTGGCGATCTTCTCCTGGGCCACCGTGTCCAGGCTCCTTCGCAGCTCGATCCTGTCCGTGCGCGAGATGGACTACGTCCATGCGGCGAAGGCACTGGGAGCGAGCGGCTGGCGGGTCGTCCGCACCCACATCCTGCCCAACTCGCTGACCGCCGTGCTGGTCTACGCGACCTTCAACGTCGGCACGACGATCGTCGGTGTCGCGGCGCTGTCCTTCCTCGGCGCCGGTGTCCCCGTCGACGTCCCCGAGTGGGGCAACATGCTGGCGGCCGGGCAGGGCTTCATCGGCGTCAACGACTACCTGTGGTACTTCCCCAGCCTCTTCGTCGTCGTCACCGTGCTCGGCTTCGCCTTCGTCGGCGACGGCCTGCGTGACGCGCTCGACCCGAAGCTCCGGTAG
- a CDS encoding ABC transporter permease, which translates to MVIVLIGATMVLFACLFVLPGDPVGSIAGSDKARDPAVVTELKARYGLDKSLPEQYVNYVTKVATGDLGEDFIQRREVSEILGPKLQNTAKLALLAIVLITVFGMGVGIIAALYRYSVLDMTTTFFTTMAVGFPTFVIGMLLKKYFAVELQWFPPIGGDQFNGMILPAVTLAITDIAFVARLTRGTMLEVLRADYVKTAVAKGLPRRRVLFKHVLRNSSIPVVTYLGISFGALLGGALITEAIFNWDGVGLALVQAIQQQNNPIVIGVVTYSVAIFVVLSLIVDLLYAALDPRIRLS; encoded by the coding sequence ATGGTCATAGTCCTCATCGGCGCGACCATGGTTCTGTTCGCTTGTCTGTTCGTTCTCCCCGGTGACCCCGTGGGTTCGATCGCGGGCAGCGACAAGGCACGCGACCCAGCTGTGGTCACGGAGCTCAAGGCGCGGTACGGGCTCGACAAGTCGCTGCCCGAGCAGTATGTGAACTATGTGACCAAGGTCGCGACCGGGGACCTCGGCGAGGACTTCATCCAGCGCCGCGAGGTGTCGGAAATCCTCGGTCCCAAGCTGCAGAACACCGCGAAGCTGGCCCTGCTGGCCATCGTTCTCATCACGGTGTTCGGTATGGGCGTGGGCATCATCGCCGCGCTCTACAGATACAGCGTCTTGGACATGACCACGACATTCTTCACAACGATGGCCGTCGGTTTCCCAACCTTCGTCATCGGCATGCTGCTCAAGAAGTACTTCGCCGTGGAACTCCAGTGGTTCCCTCCGATCGGCGGCGATCAGTTCAACGGCATGATCCTTCCCGCGGTCACGCTCGCCATCACCGACATCGCCTTCGTCGCCCGCCTCACCCGCGGCACGATGCTCGAGGTGCTGCGCGCGGACTACGTGAAGACGGCCGTCGCCAAGGGACTTCCGCGCCGGCGCGTGCTGTTCAAGCACGTCCTGCGCAACTCGTCCATCCCCGTGGTCACCTACCTGGGCATCTCGTTCGGTGCGCTTCTCGGTGGTGCGCTCATCACTGAGGCGATCTTCAACTGGGACGGTGTCGGTCTGGCACTGGTTCAGGCGATTCAGCAGCAGAACAACCCGATCGTGATCGGCGTCGTGACGTACAGCGTCGCGATCTTCGTCGTCCTCAGCCTCATCGTGGACCTGCTGTACGCGGCCCTCGACCCGCGTATCCGCCTCAGCTGA
- a CDS encoding peptide ABC transporter substrate-binding protein, with protein sequence MRGAKSAKWVVGAVVVALAATACGGGDGDSKDKSSADGGVFRLGSTEPDTIDPGRAHESTGVLLANALFTGLYGNTPDGMAEPALAESATSDDSCTSWTFKIKPDTKFSNGEVVDSEAFARGWARAAHKAAASDVAYHFAGIKGYAELQDGSAKTFSGVTTPDPTTIKVDLSKADCEFVLKTAHNAYSPVPKVAKVGEEDKAFGEAPIGNGPFKMDGTWEHNKAINLVRNDTYGLEKASLGKVQVTLLNDKTAQQLEYDGFQAGTFDYAHIPTPMLKTAEAKYKPQNKWFAKDTSGMNFVLPIGDNGPTNNKDARLAISYAIDRQAIAKGVFQGFQTPSTTIVPPSFPKAYQKDLCVSCVKQDVAKAKEHAEKGGLKPGTEIKFSFNTGAGHEEWVQAIAKQLEDVLGVKVKLDGKDFPGMLKEQQGGGATGIYRFAWGADYPTPENFLFPLLHSTSMSKDAEGNVTGDNRVRYNNPEFDKLIDTARATKDEAARLAMYKQAEKMAMDDMALIPTFNRSQFRLMATDKFNGLDDINFNEDPILEKISLKK encoded by the coding sequence ATGCGCGGTGCCAAGAGCGCCAAGTGGGTCGTGGGCGCGGTTGTCGTCGCCCTGGCCGCTACCGCCTGTGGCGGCGGTGACGGTGACAGCAAGGATAAGAGCAGCGCCGACGGTGGCGTGTTCCGGCTCGGTAGCACGGAGCCGGACACCATCGACCCGGGGCGTGCGCACGAGTCCACCGGTGTCCTGCTGGCCAACGCCCTGTTCACCGGCCTGTATGGCAACACGCCGGACGGCATGGCCGAGCCCGCGCTCGCCGAGTCGGCGACGTCGGACGACAGCTGCACGTCCTGGACGTTCAAGATCAAGCCCGACACGAAGTTCTCCAACGGCGAGGTCGTCGACTCCGAGGCGTTCGCCCGTGGTTGGGCCCGTGCCGCGCACAAGGCCGCCGCGTCCGACGTGGCGTACCACTTCGCCGGCATCAAGGGTTACGCCGAGCTGCAGGACGGCTCCGCCAAGACCTTCAGCGGTGTCACCACCCCGGACCCGACCACCATCAAGGTGGACCTGTCCAAGGCGGACTGCGAGTTCGTCCTGAAGACGGCGCACAACGCCTACAGCCCGGTCCCGAAGGTCGCCAAGGTCGGCGAAGAGGACAAGGCGTTCGGCGAGGCCCCCATCGGCAACGGTCCGTTCAAGATGGACGGCACGTGGGAGCACAACAAGGCGATCAACCTCGTCCGTAACGACACCTACGGTCTGGAGAAGGCGTCCCTGGGCAAGGTCCAGGTCACCCTCCTCAACGACAAGACCGCGCAGCAGCTCGAGTACGACGGCTTCCAGGCCGGCACCTTCGACTACGCGCACATCCCGACGCCGATGCTGAAGACGGCCGAGGCGAAGTACAAGCCGCAGAACAAGTGGTTCGCCAAGGACACCAGCGGCATGAACTTCGTTCTGCCGATCGGTGACAACGGTCCGACGAACAACAAGGACGCCCGTCTGGCGATCTCCTACGCGATCGACCGTCAGGCCATCGCCAAGGGTGTCTTCCAGGGCTTCCAGACCCCGTCGACCACCATCGTCCCGCCGTCGTTCCCGAAGGCGTACCAGAAGGACCTGTGCGTCTCCTGCGTCAAGCAGGACGTCGCCAAGGCCAAGGAGCACGCCGAGAAGGGCGGCCTGAAGCCGGGTACCGAGATCAAGTTCAGCTTCAACACCGGTGCGGGCCACGAAGAGTGGGTCCAGGCCATCGCGAAGCAGCTCGAGGACGTTCTCGGCGTCAAGGTCAAGCTGGACGGCAAGGACTTCCCGGGCATGCTCAAGGAGCAGCAGGGTGGCGGCGCCACCGGTATCTACCGCTTCGCGTGGGGCGCGGACTACCCGACCCCGGAGAACTTCCTGTTCCCGCTGCTGCACTCGACCTCGATGTCCAAGGACGCCGAGGGCAACGTGACCGGTGACAACCGCGTCCGTTACAACAACCCCGAGTTCGACAAGCTGATCGACACGGCCCGCGCCACCAAGGACGAGGCCGCGCGACTGGCGATGTACAAGCAGGCCGAGAAGATGGCCATGGACGACATGGCCCTCATCCCGACCTTCAACCGCTCCCAGTTCCGCCTGATGGCGACGGACAAGTTCAACGGTCTGGACGACATCAACTTCAACGAGGACCCGATCCTCGAGAAGATCTCGCTCAAGAAGTAA
- the typA gene encoding translational GTPase TypA, whose product MPTRHDIRNVAIVAHVDHGKTTIVDAMLKQAGAFAAHQHLDDRMMDSNDLEREKGITILAKNTAVKYHPKDGGAPITINIIDTPGHADFGGEVERGLSMVDAVVLLVDASEGPLPQTRFVLRKALQANMPVILCINKTDRPDSRIDEVVNDTYDLFLDLDATEDQIEFPIVYACGRDGIASLTKPEDGTVPADSDSLEPFFSTILEHVPAPVYDEEAPLQAHVTNLDADNFLGRIALLRVEQGELRKGQTVTWIKRDGSQSNVRITELMMTEALTRKPAEVAGPGDICAVAGIPDIMIGETLADTENPIALPLISVDEPAISMTIGTNTSPMVGRGGSGKGADAKSAVKDRKVTARQVKDRLDRELIGNVSLRVLETERPDAWEVQGRGELALAILVEQMRREGFELTIGKPQVVTQEIDGKVHEPVERMTVDVPEEHMGAVTQLMGVRKGRMDNMSNHGSGWVRMEFVVPSRGLIGFRTEFLTNTRGTGIAHSIHEGHEPWFGQLVTRNNGSLVADRAGSVTPFAMINLQERGVLFTDPGTEVYEGMIVGENSRADDMDVNITKEKKLTNMRAASADNTENVVPPRKLSLEQSLEFCRDDECVEVTPEAVRIRKVVLDQKERSRTASRAKSAK is encoded by the coding sequence GTGCCCACGCGCCACGACATCCGTAACGTCGCCATCGTCGCCCACGTCGACCATGGCAAGACGACCATCGTCGATGCCATGCTCAAGCAGGCCGGTGCCTTCGCCGCCCACCAGCACCTCGACGACCGCATGATGGACTCGAACGACCTGGAGCGTGAGAAGGGCATCACGATCCTCGCCAAGAACACGGCGGTGAAGTATCACCCCAAGGACGGCGGGGCCCCGATCACGATCAACATCATCGACACGCCCGGCCACGCCGACTTCGGTGGTGAGGTCGAGCGCGGTCTGTCGATGGTGGACGCCGTCGTTCTGCTGGTGGACGCCTCCGAGGGTCCGCTGCCCCAGACCCGCTTCGTCCTGCGCAAGGCCCTGCAGGCGAACATGCCGGTCATCCTCTGCATCAACAAGACCGACCGCCCGGACTCCCGGATCGACGAGGTCGTCAACGACACGTACGACCTGTTCCTGGACCTGGACGCCACCGAGGACCAGATCGAGTTCCCGATCGTCTACGCCTGCGGCCGTGACGGCATCGCCTCGCTGACCAAGCCCGAGGACGGCACCGTCCCCGCGGACAGCGACAGCCTGGAGCCGTTCTTCTCCACCATCCTGGAGCACGTCCCCGCCCCGGTGTACGACGAGGAGGCCCCCCTCCAGGCCCACGTCACCAACCTGGACGCCGACAACTTCCTCGGCCGTATCGCGCTCCTGCGCGTCGAGCAGGGCGAGCTGCGCAAGGGCCAGACCGTCACCTGGATCAAGCGTGACGGCAGCCAGTCGAACGTCCGCATCACCGAGCTGATGATGACCGAGGCGCTCACCCGCAAGCCGGCCGAGGTGGCGGGCCCGGGTGACATCTGCGCGGTCGCCGGTATCCCCGACATCATGATCGGTGAGACCCTGGCCGACACCGAGAACCCGATCGCACTGCCGCTGATCTCGGTCGACGAGCCGGCGATCTCCATGACCATCGGTACGAACACCTCCCCGATGGTCGGCCGCGGCGGCAGCGGCAAGGGCGCGGACGCCAAGTCCGCCGTCAAGGACCGCAAGGTCACCGCGCGCCAGGTGAAGGACCGCCTGGACCGCGAGCTGATCGGTAACGTCTCGCTCCGCGTGCTGGAGACCGAGCGCCCGGACGCCTGGGAGGTCCAGGGCCGCGGTGAGCTCGCGCTCGCCATCCTGGTCGAGCAGATGCGCCGTGAGGGCTTCGAGCTGACCATCGGCAAGCCGCAGGTGGTCACGCAGGAGATCGACGGCAAGGTGCACGAGCCGGTCGAGCGCATGACGGTCGACGTGCCCGAGGAGCACATGGGCGCCGTCACGCAGCTCATGGGCGTCCGCAAGGGCCGCATGGACAACATGTCGAACCACGGCTCCGGCTGGGTCCGCATGGAGTTCGTCGTCCCGTCCCGTGGCCTCATCGGCTTCCGTACGGAGTTCCTGACGAACACCCGCGGTACCGGTATCGCCCACTCGATCCACGAGGGCCACGAGCCGTGGTTCGGCCAGCTGGTCACCCGTAACAACGGCTCCCTGGTCGCCGACCGCGCCGGCTCCGTGACGCCGTTCGCGATGATCAACCTGCAGGAGCGCGGCGTCCTGTTCACCGACCCCGGCACCGAGGTGTACGAGGGCATGATCGTCGGCGAGAACTCGCGCGCCGACGACATGGACGTGAACATCACCAAGGAGAAGAAGCTCACCAATATGCGTGCGGCTTCCGCGGACAACACCGAGAACGTGGTGCCGCCGCGCAAGCTCTCCCTGGAGCAGTCCCTGGAGTTCTGCCGCGACGACGAGTGCGTCGAGGTGACCCCGGAGGCCGTCCGCATCCGCAAGGTCGTCCTGGACCAGAAGGAGCGCTCGCGCACCGCGTCGCGCGCCAAGTCCGCCAAGTAG
- a CDS encoding ABC transporter family substrate-binding protein, with protein sequence MSQRRRRSLALLTSGVLALPLLTGCGAGDDEGGQAAAGQDIATTTRDKVADGGVLRWAVDTLPDTLNTFQADADATTNRIAGAVLPQLFVLDAKGRPVANPDYLEKAEVIEREPKQVVQYKLNQKAVWSDGREIGAADFVAQWRALNGKDSAYWTARNAGYERIEKIEKGKTDLEVRVTFNKPYADWRSLFTPLYPKQVTGTPDAFNEGARGALKITAGPFALGAIDKKTGTAALTRNARWWGRQAKLDTLILTAVPRAERPAALAAGKLDLAEVDRAGADRIALARRDAAGKKGPGAGGAPAHGPEAALTPAQATLSWATAFGADEDKAAAETERRQKHLASVERYAAEQAALKAFTVRKSLEPAYTQLAMNGSAGPLADERVRRAVARALDRQALAEAVLKPLGLPAKPVGSHLALAGQQAYADNSDALGGQDTHAAQALLADAGWRKGARITEPAGAKAGPESAPQDDSKTPSGPGTGNDGLYIVGQDDGANGEPRPAAANRPEADAAPAAPADGPSPVLAPAPFGAQQRTSLLAQAAQVARSARVAAADDGKGAPAREGTEGDPAKASPAPAPAKQPVRTSGNMLAKDGKALSLRFVLPAGPGSESLRTVGERIAATLRKIGVNTETIKVADDSFFKDHIASGQYDLALYSWPATAYPATDARPIFAKPEPAADGSLLVEQNYTRVGTDHIDQLFDQAVGELDEAKSRELMRKADARIWAAAGSIPLFQRPELVAVKPGLANAGAFGLGAPRYQDIGWKKAPTAKDAKK encoded by the coding sequence ATGTCCCAGAGAAGGCGCAGGTCCTTGGCGCTCCTGACCTCGGGAGTCCTCGCACTGCCGCTGCTCACGGGCTGCGGCGCGGGTGACGACGAGGGCGGTCAGGCCGCCGCAGGACAGGACATCGCCACGACCACCCGCGACAAGGTCGCGGACGGGGGAGTGCTGCGCTGGGCGGTGGACACCCTCCCGGACACCCTCAACACCTTCCAGGCCGACGCCGACGCCACCACCAACCGGATCGCCGGCGCCGTGCTGCCCCAGCTCTTCGTGCTGGACGCCAAGGGGCGGCCGGTGGCCAATCCGGACTACCTGGAGAAGGCCGAGGTCATCGAGCGGGAGCCGAAGCAGGTCGTCCAGTACAAGCTGAACCAGAAGGCGGTGTGGAGCGACGGCCGCGAGATCGGCGCCGCCGACTTCGTGGCGCAGTGGCGGGCCCTGAACGGCAAGGACTCGGCGTACTGGACGGCGCGCAACGCCGGCTACGAGCGGATTGAGAAGATCGAGAAGGGCAAGACCGACCTGGAGGTCCGGGTCACCTTCAACAAGCCGTACGCCGACTGGCGCTCCCTCTTCACCCCGCTCTACCCCAAGCAGGTCACCGGTACCCCCGATGCCTTCAACGAGGGCGCCCGGGGGGCACTGAAGATCACCGCCGGGCCCTTCGCGCTCGGCGCGATCGACAAGAAGACCGGTACCGCGGCCCTGACCCGCAACGCCCGCTGGTGGGGCCGGCAGGCCAAGCTGGACACGCTGATCCTGACGGCGGTCCCGCGGGCCGAGCGCCCGGCGGCGCTGGCCGCCGGGAAGCTCGATCTGGCGGAGGTCGACCGGGCCGGCGCCGACCGGATCGCACTGGCCCGCCGGGACGCGGCCGGCAAGAAGGGCCCCGGCGCGGGCGGCGCCCCGGCCCACGGCCCGGAGGCCGCGCTGACCCCGGCACAGGCCACGCTGTCGTGGGCGACCGCCTTCGGGGCGGACGAGGACAAGGCCGCGGCGGAGACGGAGCGCCGCCAGAAGCACCTCGCCTCGGTCGAGCGGTACGCGGCCGAGCAGGCGGCCCTGAAGGCCTTCACCGTACGGAAGTCCCTGGAGCCGGCCTACACGCAGCTCGCGATGAACGGGTCCGCCGGCCCGCTGGCGGACGAGCGCGTGCGCCGGGCGGTGGCGCGGGCCCTGGACCGCCAGGCGCTGGCCGAGGCCGTGCTCAAGCCGCTCGGCCTGCCCGCGAAGCCGGTCGGCAGCCACCTGGCCCTGGCCGGGCAGCAGGCGTACGCCGACAACAGCGACGCGCTCGGCGGCCAGGACACCCACGCGGCCCAGGCGCTGCTCGCGGACGCGGGCTGGCGCAAGGGCGCCAGGATCACCGAGCCGGCGGGCGCCAAGGCCGGTCCCGAGAGTGCTCCGCAGGACGACTCGAAGACCCCCTCGGGCCCCGGCACCGGGAACGACGGGCTCTACATCGTGGGCCAGGACGACGGGGCCAACGGCGAGCCGCGGCCGGCGGCCGCGAACCGCCCGGAGGCCGACGCCGCCCCGGCGGCCCCCGCGGACGGGCCGTCCCCGGTGCTCGCCCCCGCCCCCTTCGGGGCCCAGCAGCGGACCTCCCTGCTCGCCCAGGCGGCGCAGGTCGCCCGGTCCGCCCGGGTGGCGGCCGCCGACGACGGCAAGGGCGCCCCGGCCCGCGAGGGCACGGAGGGCGACCCCGCCAAGGCCTCCCCGGCCCCCGCACCCGCCAAGCAGCCCGTGCGCACCTCCGGCAACATGCTCGCCAAGGACGGCAAGGCGCTCAGCCTGCGCTTCGTCCTCCCGGCGGGCCCCGGCTCGGAGTCCCTGCGCACGGTCGGCGAGCGGATCGCCGCGACGCTCCGCAAGATCGGCGTGAACACCGAGACGATCAAGGTGGCCGACGACAGCTTCTTCAAGGACCACATCGCCTCCGGCCAGTACGACCTGGCCCTGTACTCCTGGCCCGCGACGGCCTACCCGGCCACCGACGCCCGGCCCATCTTCGCCAAGCCGGAGCCGGCCGCGGACGGCTCCCTCCTCGTCGAACAGAACTACACACGGGTCGGCACCGACCACATCGACCAGCTCTTCGACCAGGCGGTCGGCGAGCTGGACGAGGCGAAGTCCCGAGAGCTGATGCGCAAGGCGGACGCCCGGATCTGGGCCGCCGCCGGCTCCATCCCCCTCTTCCAGCGCCCCGAGCTGGTGGCGGTCAAGCCGGGCCTGGCCAACGCGGGCGCCTTCGGCCTCGGCGCCCCCCGCTACCAGGACATCGGCTGGAAGAAGGCGCCGACCGCGAAGGACGCGAAGAAGTAG
- a CDS encoding fumarate reductase/succinate dehydrogenase flavoprotein subunit, which produces MAQVERQQWDVVVVGAGGAGLRAAIEARERGARTAVICKSLFGKAHTVMAEGGIAASMGNVNEGDNWQVHFRDTMRGGKFLNQWRMAELHAKEAPDRVWELETWGALFDRTPDGRISQRNFGGHEYPRLAHVGDRTGLELIRTLQQKIVQLQQEDFAEFGDYEARLKVFQECTVTRVLKDRGSPADGARVSGTFCYERETGRFFVLEAPAVVLATGGIGKSFKTTSNSWEYTGDGHALALLAGAPLLNMEFVQFHPTGMVWPPSVKGILVTESVRGDGGVLRNSEGKRFMFDYVPDVFKEKYAESEEEGDRWYEDPDHNRRPPELLPRDEVARAINSEVKAGRGSPHGGVFLDVSTRMPAEKIKRRLPSMYHQFKELADVDITAEPMEVGPTCHYVMGGIAVDSESAATLGVPGLFAAGEVAGGMHGSNRLGGNSLSDLLVFGRRAGLHAARYATSAPRPAVAQAEVDAAAAEALAPFHAAEGAENPYTLHQELQTTMNDLVGIIRREGEMAEALERLATLRVRASRAGVEGHRQFNPGWHLALDLRNMLLVSECVARAALERTESRGGHTREDCPSMDRGWRPVNLLCRPVDPVPADPAADRIELVRTRTEPIRPDLLALFEKEELVKYLAEEELHP; this is translated from the coding sequence ATGGCTCAAGTGGAACGGCAGCAGTGGGACGTGGTCGTGGTCGGCGCGGGCGGCGCCGGGCTGCGGGCCGCGATCGAGGCCCGCGAGCGCGGCGCCCGTACGGCCGTGATCTGCAAGTCCCTGTTCGGCAAGGCCCATACCGTGATGGCGGAGGGCGGGATCGCCGCCTCGATGGGCAACGTCAACGAGGGCGACAACTGGCAGGTGCACTTCCGCGACACCATGCGCGGGGGCAAGTTCCTCAACCAGTGGCGGATGGCGGAGCTCCACGCCAAGGAGGCCCCGGACCGGGTCTGGGAGCTGGAGACCTGGGGCGCGCTCTTCGACCGGACGCCGGACGGGAGGATTTCCCAGCGCAACTTCGGCGGGCACGAGTACCCGCGCCTCGCGCACGTCGGCGACCGCACCGGCCTGGAGCTGATCCGTACGCTCCAGCAGAAGATCGTCCAGCTCCAGCAGGAGGACTTCGCGGAGTTCGGGGACTACGAGGCCCGGCTCAAGGTCTTCCAGGAGTGCACGGTCACCAGGGTGCTGAAGGACCGCGGCAGCCCGGCGGACGGAGCGAGGGTCTCGGGGACCTTCTGCTACGAGCGGGAGACCGGCCGGTTCTTCGTGCTGGAGGCCCCGGCGGTCGTCCTCGCCACGGGCGGGATCGGCAAGTCCTTCAAGACCACCTCCAACTCCTGGGAGTACACGGGCGACGGCCACGCGCTGGCCCTGCTCGCGGGCGCGCCCCTGCTGAACATGGAGTTCGTGCAGTTCCACCCGACGGGCATGGTCTGGCCGCCGTCGGTCAAGGGCATCCTCGTCACCGAGTCCGTGCGCGGCGACGGCGGCGTGCTGCGCAACTCCGAGGGCAAGCGGTTCATGTTCGACTACGTCCCCGACGTCTTCAAGGAGAAGTACGCCGAGTCGGAGGAGGAGGGCGACCGCTGGTACGAGGACCCCGACCACAACCGGCGCCCGCCCGAACTGCTGCCGCGCGACGAGGTGGCGCGGGCGATCAACTCCGAGGTGAAGGCGGGCCGCGGCTCACCGCACGGCGGCGTCTTCCTCGACGTGTCCACCCGGATGCCGGCCGAGAAGATCAAGCGGCGGCTCCCGTCGATGTACCACCAGTTCAAGGAGCTGGCGGACGTGGACATCACGGCCGAGCCGATGGAGGTGGGCCCGACCTGCCACTACGTGATGGGCGGGATCGCGGTCGACTCGGAGTCCGCCGCGACCCTCGGGGTGCCGGGGCTGTTCGCGGCCGGCGAGGTCGCGGGCGGGATGCACGGCTCGAACCGGCTCGGCGGCAACTCCCTCTCCGACCTGCTGGTCTTCGGGCGGCGGGCCGGACTGCACGCGGCCCGGTACGCCACGTCCGCGCCGCGCCCGGCGGTGGCCCAGGCGGAGGTCGACGCGGCGGCGGCGGAGGCGCTGGCCCCCTTCCACGCCGCCGAGGGCGCGGAGAACCCGTACACGCTCCACCAGGAACTGCAGACGACCATGAACGACCTCGTCGGCATCATCCGCCGCGAGGGCGAGATGGCCGAGGCCCTGGAGAGGCTCGCGACCCTGCGCGTACGGGCCTCCCGGGCCGGTGTCGAGGGGCACCGGCAGTTCAACCCCGGCTGGCACCTCGCCCTGGACCTGCGGAACATGCTGCTGGTCAGCGAGTGCGTGGCCCGCGCGGCCCTGGAGCGCACCGAGAGCAGGGGCGGGCACACCCGCGAGGACTGTCCGTCGATGGACCGCGGCTGGCGGCCGGTGAACCTGCTGTGCCGGCCGGTGGACCCCGTACCGGCGGACCCGGCGGCCGACCGGATCGAGCTGGTCCGGACCCGCACCGAGCCCATCCGCCCCGACCTGCTCGCACTCTTCGAGAAGGAAGAGCTGGTCAAGTACCTCGCCGAAGAGGAGCTGCACCCATGA
- a CDS encoding succinate dehydrogenase/fumarate reductase iron-sulfur subunit: MSTYDASFRIWRGDAEGGSLRDFTVEVHDGEVVLDIVHRLQATQASDLAVRWNCKAGKCGSCSAEVNGRPRLMCMTRMSTFDRSETITVTPLRAFPVVRDLVTDVSFNYAKAREVPAFVPPEGVAPGAYRMQQIDVERSQEFRKCIECFLCQDTCHVVRDHEENKGAFAGPRFLMRVAELDMHPLDAAEEAGLDRKRSAQEEHGLGYCNITKCCTEVCPEGIKITDNALIPLKERAVDRKYDPLVWLGNKIGRRSGSR, from the coding sequence ATGAGTACGTACGACGCGAGCTTCCGGATCTGGCGGGGCGACGCGGAGGGCGGGTCCCTCAGGGACTTCACCGTCGAGGTGCACGACGGGGAGGTGGTGCTGGACATCGTCCACCGGCTCCAGGCCACCCAGGCCTCGGACCTGGCGGTGCGCTGGAACTGCAAGGCGGGCAAGTGCGGCTCGTGCAGTGCGGAGGTCAACGGCCGGCCCCGGCTGATGTGCATGACGCGCATGTCGACCTTCGACCGGTCCGAGACGATCACGGTCACCCCGCTGCGCGCCTTCCCGGTCGTGCGCGACCTGGTGACGGACGTGTCCTTCAACTACGCCAAGGCGCGGGAGGTGCCTGCCTTCGTACCGCCGGAGGGGGTGGCCCCGGGCGCGTACCGGATGCAGCAGATCGACGTGGAGCGCTCGCAGGAGTTCCGCAAGTGCATCGAGTGCTTCCTGTGCCAGGACACCTGCCATGTGGTGCGCGACCACGAGGAGAACAAGGGTGCCTTCGCCGGTCCGCGCTTCCTGATGCGGGTGGCGGAGCTGGACATGCACCCGCTGGACGCGGCGGAGGAGGCGGGCCTGGACCGCAAACGCAGCGCGCAGGAGGAGCACGGGCTCGGCTACTGCAACATCACCAAGTGCTGCACGGAGGTCTGCCCGGAGGGCATCAAGATCACCGACAACGCGCTGATCCCGCTGAAGGAGCGGGCGGTGGACCGCAAGTACGACCCGCTGGTCTGGCTGGGCAACAAGATCGGCCGCCGGTCCGGCTCCCGGTAG